A window of Christiangramia forsetii KT0803 contains these coding sequences:
- a CDS encoding response regulator transcription factor, with translation MPDITGPRLIPLNMAEPTLIFEGRTTQNNLGLAPHSAVRNMSRIQHKHKLTENSDQKIFTEETRNLDIRFFPEIDIIEVVHAQYCDKAWLLAKKASQDQEAFDLLICDISFKQDHREEKITSGEELIDKLKSENPELKVIVNSIEDHPQTVKDLWNSGNIDAYVCKDRHGLKKLKEVILQLNNGETYNSPSIEKILNQNNVLTLNDFEINIIKFLTNGFTQDQIQQELKSKNIKQ, from the coding sequence ATGCCCGATATTACCGGTCCCCGCCTGATTCCCTTGAATATGGCCGAACCTACGCTGATTTTTGAAGGTAGGACCACCCAAAATAACCTTGGTTTAGCCCCACATAGTGCGGTAAGGAATATGAGCCGCATCCAACATAAGCACAAACTGACTGAAAATAGCGATCAAAAAATTTTCACAGAAGAAACCAGAAACCTGGATATCCGGTTTTTTCCAGAGATTGATATAATTGAGGTTGTTCATGCGCAATATTGTGACAAAGCATGGCTTCTTGCTAAAAAAGCCTCGCAGGATCAGGAAGCTTTCGATTTACTTATTTGTGACATTTCATTTAAACAGGATCATCGGGAAGAAAAAATAACTTCGGGAGAAGAACTCATCGATAAATTAAAATCTGAAAACCCTGAGCTTAAAGTAATCGTGAATTCTATTGAAGATCATCCGCAAACGGTAAAAGATTTATGGAATTCAGGGAATATCGATGCTTACGTTTGCAAAGATCGCCACGGATTAAAAAAATTAAAGGAAGTAATTCTACAATTGAATAATGGTGAAACTTATAATTCACCCTCGATTGAAAAAATTCTAAATCAGAATAATGTGCTAACATTAAACGATTTTGAAATTAATATTATAAAATTTCTCACCAATGGTTTTACTCAGGATCAGATTCAGCAGGAACTAAAAAGTAAGAATATCAAACAGTAA
- a CDS encoding sensor histidine kinase, with translation MFSQNYPSINYTAANELPNNAVRSLLIDSNNILWIGTENGLVKKENDVFKYFFEENGLALNSCWAIAEDKNKNLWFGSYGEGVSIYNGFNFKVLSEKDGLVHNEITKLYAHRNYMYVGTSNGVSLIDIDTFKVCSLNIPTGKELFRVQDFFEYQEEIYVVTYNSGIFKIINKSQPVLIKVNDHKFIYSVLKDGDSIYSSNKGFFSKIRLADYVDNNASSSNKLGYSIIWDYVKSRDDKIFAAAWGIYDPNGGIYELVNNALVSRASEFNIPSKQVISLAYDPGFEKLYVGTKDAGLFEISLNPQIKFHDIKGKNVLGFAETKNSSAVLINDALLIKVAEKEQTISLSQFKKWQENYVLNTKVPLPKHQDDFYELDYTTRAKNIHFYDLKVFQNIYWINTNIGLFAIKDTGELQRYLPLHSEEINFTRSGNLIETNPYGGVRIYSDLDSLRYTHYKKEDPHTPTMIVSSMQRENKTYFLSVFSGLYVWENNGFKSYLKNGIWKEKKLKHISTLDNNLAIANEFGDVFIVNDENTFEILKKIPRAEIQGNSISFLKAYKGTLLIGTEKGLTLFKNDRFIFIDREQALEPPLLSARLSENTLSIGSDNGYYNIDLDAVSDTQALVDKIELNEIFINNSEFTSESLSNINQLDLAHDENTVLLKFSTNAHPYPNKLKYQYRLDADEPWSLSTSEPEIFLPSLPPDNYGIEVKVLDESTGLRYTRPLLKMAIFPPFWKTWWFALLIASIITVMVYSMYKFQIRQTKQFEEQKGLIQKRFEETKMEALLAQMNPHFIFNAMNSIQYYILDRDIDNATLFLGDFAKLIRLNLDHCTKPGILLIEEIEYLQLYIQVENTRFNNTIKVITEIDPLIDPYDIEIPTMLLQSFVENVFVHAFPPGVPDPTLKIYFKLLPGNILQCEIEDNGIGFKDGPTNKLHESKGVTLVKERLTLLGYKVEEAIQIISEKNKGTSVILKLKL, from the coding sequence ATGTTTTCCCAAAACTATCCCAGTATAAATTATACTGCAGCTAATGAATTGCCAAATAACGCGGTTAGATCCTTGCTGATAGACAGTAATAATATTCTGTGGATAGGCACCGAAAATGGCCTGGTTAAAAAAGAAAATGATGTTTTTAAATATTTTTTTGAAGAAAACGGATTAGCTCTCAATAGCTGCTGGGCAATTGCAGAAGATAAAAATAAAAACCTATGGTTTGGCAGCTACGGCGAAGGCGTTAGTATTTATAACGGGTTTAATTTTAAAGTGCTTTCAGAAAAAGATGGATTGGTTCATAACGAAATAACCAAACTATATGCTCATAGAAATTATATGTACGTGGGAACAAGTAACGGCGTTTCCTTAATTGACATAGATACATTTAAAGTATGTTCCTTAAATATCCCTACTGGAAAGGAACTTTTTAGAGTTCAGGATTTTTTTGAATACCAGGAAGAAATTTACGTGGTCACGTACAATTCAGGCATCTTCAAAATAATTAATAAGAGTCAACCGGTGCTGATTAAAGTGAATGATCATAAATTCATTTATTCAGTTTTAAAAGATGGGGATAGTATTTACAGCAGTAATAAGGGTTTCTTTTCGAAAATTAGGCTTGCAGATTATGTAGATAATAATGCTTCTTCATCAAATAAGCTTGGTTATTCTATTATCTGGGATTATGTTAAAAGCAGGGACGATAAAATTTTTGCGGCAGCCTGGGGAATATACGACCCTAACGGAGGAATTTATGAACTGGTAAATAATGCTTTAGTTTCCAGAGCTTCCGAATTCAATATTCCCAGTAAGCAAGTAATTTCCCTGGCTTATGATCCAGGCTTTGAAAAATTATATGTAGGAACCAAGGATGCCGGATTGTTTGAAATTTCTTTAAATCCTCAAATTAAATTCCATGACATTAAAGGAAAAAATGTCCTTGGATTTGCAGAGACTAAAAATTCTTCCGCAGTATTAATTAACGATGCCCTTCTTATAAAAGTAGCAGAAAAAGAACAGACGATTAGCCTGTCCCAATTTAAAAAATGGCAGGAGAACTATGTTCTAAATACTAAAGTTCCATTACCAAAACATCAGGATGATTTTTATGAACTGGACTATACTACCAGGGCTAAAAACATTCATTTTTATGACCTAAAGGTCTTCCAGAATATTTACTGGATAAATACGAATATCGGACTATTCGCAATAAAGGATACCGGAGAATTGCAGCGATATTTACCCTTACATTCAGAAGAGATTAATTTTACCCGATCTGGAAATCTTATAGAAACGAATCCTTATGGTGGCGTTAGGATCTATAGTGACCTGGATTCATTGAGATATACTCATTACAAAAAAGAAGACCCGCATACACCCACTATGATAGTGAGCAGTATGCAAAGGGAAAATAAAACCTATTTTCTGTCTGTATTTTCAGGTCTTTATGTTTGGGAGAATAATGGGTTTAAGTCTTATTTGAAAAATGGAATTTGGAAGGAAAAGAAATTAAAACACATCAGCACCTTAGATAACAATCTCGCTATTGCAAATGAGTTTGGGGATGTGTTTATCGTTAATGATGAGAATACATTTGAAATACTAAAGAAAATACCGAGGGCAGAAATTCAGGGAAATTCGATTTCTTTTCTAAAGGCCTATAAGGGAACTTTACTAATTGGAACAGAAAAAGGATTGACGCTATTTAAAAACGACCGCTTTATTTTTATAGATAGGGAACAGGCACTGGAGCCACCTTTGCTGAGTGCCCGTTTGAGTGAAAATACGCTGTCTATAGGAAGCGATAATGGGTATTATAATATAGACCTGGATGCAGTTAGTGATACTCAGGCTTTGGTCGATAAAATAGAATTGAACGAAATCTTTATCAATAACAGTGAGTTTACTTCTGAATCATTATCTAATATAAATCAGTTAGATCTGGCACACGATGAGAATACAGTATTGCTGAAATTCAGTACCAATGCCCATCCTTATCCGAATAAATTAAAGTATCAATATCGATTAGATGCTGATGAGCCATGGAGTCTCTCTACCTCCGAACCCGAAATATTCCTGCCTTCCCTGCCACCTGATAATTATGGTATTGAAGTAAAAGTTTTAGATGAAAGTACCGGTTTAAGGTATACCCGGCCGCTATTAAAGATGGCTATATTTCCGCCTTTTTGGAAAACCTGGTGGTTTGCTTTGCTAATTGCAAGCATAATAACTGTCATGGTTTATAGCATGTATAAATTTCAAATTAGGCAAACAAAACAATTTGAAGAACAAAAGGGATTGATCCAGAAGCGTTTTGAAGAAACTAAAATGGAAGCTCTTCTGGCGCAAATGAATCCGCATTTTATTTTTAATGCCATGAATTCTATTCAATACTATATCCTGGATCGTGATATAGATAATGCCACCCTGTTTTTAGGGGATTTCGCCAAATTGATCAGGCTTAATCTGGATCATTGTACTAAACCGGGTATTTTATTAATTGAAGAAATTGAGTATTTGCAGTTGTATATCCAGGTTGAGAATACGCGGTTTAACAATACCATTAAGGTGATCACGGAAATAGACCCTTTAATTGATCCTTATGATATTGAAATTCCTACGATGTTATTACAGTCATTTGTGGAGAATGTCTTTGTTCACGCTTTTCCACCCGGTGTACCCGATCCCACTTTAAAAATTTATTTTAAGTTGCTTCCCGGCAATATTTTACAATGTGAAATTGAGGATAATGGGATTGGATTTAAGGACGGTCCCACCAATAAATTGCATGAATCTAAAGGTGTTACCTTAGTAAAAGAGCGATTAACATTGCTGGGCTACAAGGTTGAAGAAGCAATCCAAATAATTTCAGAAAAAAATAAAGGCACCTCCGTTATTCTGAAACTAAAGCTTTGA
- a CDS encoding LytR/AlgR family response regulator transcription factor, translated as MIKAVIIDDEINAQNLLEKTLDRHFPNKFNIVEKCNSVDSGVLAIKNYEPELVFLDIQMPEKSGFELFKYFDVIKFEVIFTTAHSKFAIKAIKRSALDYLLKPINHVDLFESIKKFETRNRGSFAQKRLSLLLENLNVNDQNVNKIAFPTVEGFELIHSNQILYCKAESNYCCIKKIEGTTKTATKTLKYVEEILPATSFKRIHKTYVINLNYVVRYNKANKEVELTNGEKLPVSFRKEEEFINAILQNN; from the coding sequence ATGATTAAGGCAGTAATTATTGACGATGAAATTAATGCTCAGAATTTGTTGGAAAAAACTCTGGATAGGCATTTTCCTAATAAATTTAATATTGTAGAAAAATGTAATTCGGTAGATTCGGGGGTGCTTGCAATTAAGAATTACGAACCTGAATTAGTTTTTCTAGATATTCAGATGCCTGAGAAAAGTGGATTTGAATTATTCAAATATTTCGATGTGATAAAATTCGAAGTCATTTTCACTACTGCTCACAGTAAATTTGCCATTAAGGCAATTAAGCGCAGCGCACTGGATTATTTGTTGAAACCAATAAACCATGTAGATCTATTTGAATCTATAAAAAAATTTGAGACCAGAAATAGGGGGAGTTTTGCCCAAAAAAGACTGTCCTTGTTACTTGAAAATCTGAATGTAAATGACCAGAATGTAAATAAAATTGCTTTTCCAACCGTTGAGGGCTTTGAGCTTATTCACTCAAACCAAATTTTATACTGCAAGGCTGAAAGCAATTATTGCTGCATAAAAAAAATTGAAGGCACTACTAAAACGGCTACCAAAACTTTAAAATATGTGGAAGAAATACTTCCCGCTACTTCCTTTAAAAGAATACATAAAACCTACGTTATTAATTTAAATTATGTGGTTAGGTATAATAAGGCAAATAAGGAAGTGGAATTAACCAACGGAGAAAAACTTCCCGTTTCTTTTCGCAAAGAAGAAGAATTTATCAATGCCATTCTGCAAAACAATTAA
- a CDS encoding alpha/beta hydrolase — MRSYLLHILILILFTSCGVSKHKDILYLQEAERSNQPSLNVFSPKDKNSLVKSPVLIFVHGGNWDSGKKEMYSFFGKNFARKGITTVVVGYTLSPQADYKEMTSQIASAIQWTIDNISNYNGNPEKLFLTGHSAGGHLISLAVMNPKYGIDPEDISGIILNDAAGLDMHHYLQQNPPTSTNNYLTTWTNNPENWKKASPIFYLNEKIPPFLIYLGKKTYPSITTANKRFLNDLQQYQPEVEPVLINKKHIPMMTQYLWPWSNRYQEMIEFIEVSSK; from the coding sequence ATGCGTTCCTACCTTCTCCATATTCTAATTCTAATTTTGTTTACCAGTTGCGGAGTTTCTAAACATAAAGACATCTTATATTTACAGGAAGCTGAAAGATCGAATCAGCCGAGTTTAAATGTTTTTTCTCCTAAGGATAAAAATAGTTTAGTAAAATCCCCAGTTCTAATTTTTGTACATGGTGGGAATTGGGATAGCGGGAAAAAAGAAATGTATAGCTTCTTTGGTAAGAATTTTGCCAGAAAAGGAATTACTACCGTAGTGGTTGGTTATACCCTTAGTCCACAGGCAGATTATAAGGAAATGACTTCTCAAATTGCCAGTGCTATCCAATGGACAATAGATAACATTTCCAATTATAACGGTAACCCAGAAAAGCTTTTTCTAACAGGACATTCTGCCGGCGGACATTTAATTTCCCTGGCGGTCATGAATCCCAAGTATGGAATTGATCCAGAAGATATTTCGGGAATTATTCTTAATGATGCAGCAGGCTTGGATATGCACCATTATCTTCAGCAAAATCCACCTACTTCTACCAATAATTATTTAACTACCTGGACTAATAATCCTGAAAACTGGAAGAAAGCATCGCCTATTTTCTATCTCAATGAAAAAATACCTCCGTTTTTAATTTACCTGGGTAAAAAAACCTATCCCTCTATAACCACTGCAAACAAAAGGTTTTTGAATGATCTGCAGCAATACCAGCCGGAAGTTGAACCTGTCTTAATTAATAAGAAGCATATCCCCATGATGACCCAATATTTATGGCCCTGGAGTAACAGATATCAAGAGATGATTGAGTTTATAGAAGTATCTTCCAAATAA
- a CDS encoding outer membrane beta-barrel protein, producing the protein MKLAKLTFVVVTVLLFHFNLSAQQEYENAGPDIDRPYRIGFKLGYPNILGGSVEYMLPVLNGKFGVSLDYSRLRSKNLFSAAGVNEDGTEDLDLNLQYIEGGINYYLFKPGKGLYVGMSYGNFKFDGTEDNIESENEPNKFGTRKIDFSNGSFNLKIGARWGGLFYFRPEIGYAFSPIPETIDATVFFDDGSTETQPQDLMVNDGLSPLFSGLIFNFGIGVAF; encoded by the coding sequence ATGAAATTAGCCAAACTCACATTTGTAGTAGTAACTGTATTGTTGTTCCATTTTAATCTAAGCGCACAACAGGAATATGAAAATGCAGGCCCGGATATAGATAGACCTTATAGAATAGGTTTCAAACTGGGTTATCCCAATATACTTGGGGGTAGCGTGGAGTATATGCTTCCCGTACTCAACGGAAAGTTTGGTGTTAGCCTTGATTATTCAAGATTAAGAAGTAAAAATTTATTTTCTGCCGCAGGTGTAAATGAAGATGGTACAGAAGATCTGGACCTCAACTTACAATATATCGAAGGAGGTATTAACTATTATTTATTTAAACCCGGGAAGGGACTTTATGTAGGGATGAGTTATGGAAATTTTAAATTTGATGGAACCGAGGATAATATTGAATCTGAAAATGAGCCTAATAAATTTGGAACAAGAAAAATAGATTTTTCAAATGGGTCTTTTAACCTAAAGATTGGAGCGAGATGGGGCGGATTGTTCTACTTCCGCCCTGAAATTGGGTATGCGTTCAGTCCTATTCCGGAGACTATCGATGCTACCGTATTTTTTGATGATGGATCTACTGAAACACAACCCCAGGACTTGATGGTAAACGATGGATTGAGCCCGCTATTTTCTGGCCTTATCTTCAATTTCGGGATAGGAGTAGCATTTTAA
- a CDS encoding tetratricopeptide repeat-containing sensor histidine kinase, which produces MKKSLINIILTTGSLLLTVFSYSQSASLATIDSLLTIRETEQAYVKLKQIDSANLNKPLKAEYYNLLASAENLNNRSDRSYEYWMISRKMFRDIDSFGKVAQINLRIVQTLNSSKYAELDTEPFMDEYLQYARKQDDPHILALAHDQLAKVLIASDSLESLRQFKLALAQSKKTADSLLTAKIHHNTGVVYAEKLKEFDSAFYHYDKAFQEYEELGHNDFMSYIYNNRASVYKQQKNYEAAIENYLKADSISPREYSKENYRLRYGWLAEAYELNNDPNNSLKYLKLQNSYRDSLMNEEQHTSMLDIQTKYEVEKKENENLKLKQRSIWLFIAIGGLLLLLTIGYLAFKNLRRKKKLSEKEHEVQRQKLENLLQEQELAGIDAMIEGQEKERQRIANDLHDNLGSLLATIKLHFQNLKVKKDRLKEEEDKILKQTDDLLDEAYQEVRKIAHAKNAGVHASEGLLPAVRNFATKVSAANKLVIEVEDHGMDERLENSFEITVFRIVQELITNVIKHAEASEAIIHLTHHGEELNLMVEDNGRGFNTSEIKYQEGMGIHSIQRRVEYMGGTVDVESVEGKGTSVIINIPIK; this is translated from the coding sequence TTGAAAAAATCCCTTATAAATATCATCCTTACCACCGGAAGTTTACTTCTTACTGTTTTTTCATATTCACAGTCCGCTTCATTAGCAACTATCGATTCTTTATTAACTATTAGAGAAACTGAGCAGGCTTATGTAAAATTGAAACAGATCGATTCCGCGAACTTGAATAAACCCCTGAAAGCCGAATATTACAATTTACTGGCTTCCGCTGAAAATCTCAATAACCGGTCAGACCGAAGCTATGAATACTGGATGATTTCCAGGAAAATGTTTAGGGATATTGATAGTTTTGGCAAAGTCGCCCAGATTAATCTTCGTATTGTACAAACATTAAATTCTTCGAAATACGCAGAATTAGATACGGAACCATTTATGGACGAGTATCTTCAATACGCCAGAAAACAGGACGATCCGCACATTCTGGCCCTGGCACACGATCAACTGGCCAAAGTTTTAATAGCAAGCGATTCCCTGGAGTCTCTTCGGCAATTTAAATTGGCGTTAGCACAAAGCAAAAAAACTGCTGACTCACTACTTACGGCTAAAATTCATCATAATACGGGGGTAGTATATGCCGAAAAATTAAAGGAATTTGATTCGGCATTTTATCATTATGACAAGGCCTTTCAGGAATATGAAGAACTCGGACATAATGATTTTATGTCCTACATTTATAATAACCGCGCTTCAGTCTATAAACAGCAGAAAAATTATGAAGCGGCGATCGAGAATTATTTGAAAGCCGATTCTATTTCACCACGGGAATATTCCAAAGAAAATTATAGGCTGCGATATGGTTGGCTCGCTGAAGCTTACGAATTAAATAATGATCCCAATAATTCACTCAAATATCTAAAGCTTCAGAATAGCTATCGCGACAGCCTGATGAATGAGGAGCAGCACACTTCCATGCTGGATATTCAAACAAAATACGAAGTAGAGAAGAAAGAGAATGAAAACCTAAAATTAAAGCAGCGTTCTATCTGGTTATTTATAGCAATTGGCGGTTTATTGCTCTTATTAACTATTGGTTACCTAGCCTTTAAAAACCTGAGACGAAAAAAGAAACTTTCAGAAAAAGAACATGAGGTACAGCGCCAAAAATTAGAAAATCTATTGCAGGAACAGGAATTGGCGGGGATCGATGCAATGATCGAAGGTCAGGAAAAAGAGCGACAGCGAATTGCCAATGATCTCCATGACAATCTTGGTAGTTTACTGGCAACAATCAAACTCCATTTTCAGAATTTAAAAGTGAAAAAAGATCGCTTAAAAGAGGAAGAGGATAAAATCTTAAAACAAACAGATGATCTTCTGGACGAAGCCTATCAGGAAGTTCGTAAAATTGCCCATGCAAAAAATGCAGGGGTTCATGCCAGCGAAGGATTGTTACCTGCGGTTCGCAATTTTGCTACGAAAGTTTCTGCCGCCAACAAACTCGTTATAGAAGTAGAAGATCATGGAATGGACGAGCGTTTGGAAAACTCGTTTGAAATTACCGTTTTCAGGATTGTTCAGGAACTTATTACAAATGTTATTAAACATGCTGAAGCTTCCGAAGCCATTATCCACCTTACCCACCATGGTGAGGAATTAAACCTTATGGTAGAGGACAATGGAAGAGGATTTAATACTTCAGAAATTAAATACCAGGAAGGTATGGGAATTCACTCCATCCAAAGACGGGTGGAATATATGGGCGGAACCGTTGATGTAGAGTCGGTTGAAGGTAAAGGAACATCAGTAATTATAAATATCCCGATAAAATGA
- a CDS encoding response regulator produces the protein MIRLVIAEDHTALIDGIKVFFEYEEDIEFVGFANNGQELIELTRRKKPNLIITDIRMPVMDGIQATKEILEEFPNIKIIAFSMFDQDKAVQQMLEAGASGYILKNSSLKELLYAIRKVHEGEHYYDPNITVKQKSVSPKSKAVLTGRQREILKLIGQGRTNQEIADQLFIGKTTVETHRKNMIRKLGLQGAGELLRYALEKKYDF, from the coding sequence ATGATACGCTTAGTCATTGCTGAAGACCATACTGCACTTATTGATGGGATCAAAGTTTTCTTTGAATATGAAGAGGATATTGAGTTTGTAGGATTTGCCAATAACGGCCAGGAATTAATCGAACTCACGCGCAGAAAAAAACCCAATCTCATTATTACCGATATTCGGATGCCGGTGATGGACGGAATACAGGCCACAAAAGAAATTTTAGAGGAATTCCCTAATATTAAAATTATCGCCTTTAGTATGTTCGATCAGGACAAAGCGGTTCAGCAGATGCTCGAGGCCGGGGCCAGCGGTTATATTCTGAAAAATTCCAGCCTAAAAGAATTGTTGTATGCAATAAGAAAAGTTCACGAGGGGGAACACTATTATGACCCAAACATTACGGTAAAACAGAAATCAGTTTCACCAAAATCAAAGGCAGTTCTAACAGGACGGCAAAGGGAAATTTTAAAATTGATAGGCCAGGGAAGAACAAACCAGGAAATAGCCGATCAGTTATTTATTGGAAAAACCACCGTGGAAACACATAGAAAAAATATGATTCGAAAATTGGGTTTACAGGGTGCCGGGGAATTATTAAGATACGCATTGGAAAAAAAATATGATTTTTAA